Proteins found in one Bremerella volcania genomic segment:
- a CDS encoding ISAs1 family transposase, whose amino-acid sequence MSSRSPVSLQECFADLTDPRTRKVTYPLTNIVTIALCAVMSGADDFVAIADWAEMKKEWLGKFLDLSSGIPSHDRFNAILASLNPAEFEKCLLTWITALHEITDGQIIAIDGKTLRRSFDKASSKAAIHMVSAWATANHVSLGQVVTDAKSNEITAIPKLLEIVEVSGSLVTIDAQGCQQDIAQKIVDQGADYCLAVKRNQPTLHDSIEDFFVAQQESNFKRAKVHRHETHEKGHGREESRSYYICPVNDEIITRDRWSNLRAIGMTINIVKQGGNETSEVRYYILSKYLSGKRFAEAVRGHWGIENSLHWQLDVTFGEDQSRIRKGHADANFSLLRRTSLSLLKNNKTAKVGVKNKRLKCGWGDDYRMEVLLGR is encoded by the coding sequence ATGTCGTCACGTTCGCCTGTTTCCCTTCAAGAGTGCTTTGCCGATCTGACCGATCCGCGGACTCGCAAGGTGACTTATCCGTTAACGAATATCGTGACCATCGCGCTGTGTGCGGTGATGAGTGGGGCGGATGATTTTGTGGCTATCGCCGACTGGGCCGAGATGAAGAAGGAGTGGCTGGGTAAGTTCCTTGATTTGAGTTCCGGCATCCCTTCGCACGATCGCTTTAATGCGATCTTGGCTTCGCTGAATCCGGCTGAGTTTGAGAAGTGTTTGCTGACTTGGATCACCGCCTTACACGAAATCACCGACGGGCAGATCATCGCGATTGACGGCAAGACGCTGCGGCGGAGTTTCGACAAGGCCAGCAGCAAGGCGGCCATTCACATGGTCAGTGCCTGGGCGACTGCCAATCATGTGAGTCTCGGCCAGGTAGTAACCGACGCGAAGAGCAACGAGATCACCGCCATTCCCAAACTGCTTGAAATCGTCGAGGTTTCCGGCAGTTTAGTGACGATTGACGCTCAAGGTTGCCAACAGGACATCGCTCAGAAGATCGTCGACCAGGGAGCCGATTATTGCCTGGCCGTGAAGCGCAATCAGCCGACCCTCCACGATTCGATCGAAGATTTTTTTGTCGCGCAGCAGGAAAGCAATTTCAAGCGAGCCAAAGTACACCGTCACGAAACGCACGAGAAAGGGCATGGTCGCGAGGAGTCGCGTTCCTATTATATCTGCCCTGTGAACGACGAGATCATCACACGAGATCGTTGGTCGAACTTGAGGGCGATCGGGATGACGATCAATATCGTGAAGCAAGGCGGGAACGAGACGAGCGAGGTGCGATACTATATCCTGAGCAAGTACCTTTCCGGCAAGCGTTTCGCCGAGGCCGTTCGCGGTCATTGGGGCATTGAAAACAGCCTGCACTGGCAACTGGACGTGACGTTCGGTGAAGATCAATCTCGCATCCGCAAAGGGCACGCCGACGCCAACTTTAGCCTGCTACGAAGGACGAGCCTGAGCCTGCTGAAGAACAACAAGACAGCCAAGGTCGGCGTGAAGAACAAACGATTAAAATGCGGCTGGGGCGATGACTACCGCATGGAAGTCCTGCTGGGACGGTGA